A genome region from Sceloporus undulatus isolate JIND9_A2432 ecotype Alabama chromosome 1, SceUnd_v1.1, whole genome shotgun sequence includes the following:
- the MSGN1 gene encoding mesogenin-1, with protein sequence MDGSMDSENHPFFTSWDWKNSAAPGPLELSQNSPPLSISPSPSSESYSSSPYPLVMEMPCANNHSSISSIRTDSGASTSSGNNLRGCPLMEFPSMYLPSPGIKGQKGSKVRMSLQRRRKASEREKLRMRTLAEALHTLRNYLPPVYSQRGQPLTKIQTLKYTIKYISELTDLVNSVKQGQIP encoded by the coding sequence atggatgggaGCATGGATTCAGAGAACCATCCTTTCTTTACTTCATGGGACTGGAAAAACTCTGCTGCACCAGGGCCTTTGGAGCTCAGCCAGAACTCGCCCCCTCTGAGCATCTCtccatctccttcctctgaatccTACTCCTCTTCCCCGTATCCTTTGGTGATGGAGATGCCCTGTGCCAACAACcacagcagcatcagcagcatcagGACTGACAGTGGTGCCAGCACCAGCAGCGGCAACAACTTGAGGGGCTGCCCCCTGATGGAGTTTCCTTCCATGTACCTTCCAAGCCCTGGCATCAAAGGCCAGAAGGGCTCCAAAGTCAGGATGTCACTTCAGCGCAGGAGAAAGGCCAGCGAAAGAGAGAAGCTGAGGATGAGGACCCTGGCAGAGGCCCTGCACACTCTCCGCAACTACCTGCCTCCGGTCTACAGCCAAAGGGGCCAACCCCTCACCAAGATACAGACGCTGAAATACACTATCAAGTACATCAGTGAGCTCACAGACCTGGTGAACAGTGTCAAGCAAGGTCAGATCCCTTGA